Proteins encoded within one genomic window of Amorphoplanes friuliensis DSM 7358:
- a CDS encoding ADP-ribosylglycohydrolase family protein — MTFTLFPESRLALATDSLAGLSVGDALGAQYFVPGNAAADLARGDLPTPPWPWTDDTEEACCLVAVLTGSDELSFDRDRFADLLSEQFDAYRGYGPGAVVMLRQIREGTPWPIAAAAAFDGQGSAGNGAAMRAAPLGAWHADSLAHAAAQAVRAAEVTHAHPEGIAGGVAVAVAAAMAAAARLDGHRPPAGQLLAAVAGLVTPGHVQDGLRRAVRIKDAAEAAYELGTGSRAMAQDSVPFAIWVAAQHLDNYPAAITACVAGGGDVDTTAAMAGGIVAAYTGVDGIPAAWLAAREPLPKWVAASREG; from the coding sequence ATGACCTTCACACTCTTCCCAGAATCCCGCCTCGCCCTGGCCACCGACAGTCTTGCCGGTCTTTCCGTGGGTGACGCGCTCGGCGCACAGTATTTTGTCCCCGGCAACGCCGCCGCGGACCTGGCCCGCGGTGATCTGCCCACACCGCCCTGGCCCTGGACCGACGACACCGAGGAAGCCTGCTGCCTCGTCGCCGTCCTGACGGGCAGTGACGAGCTCTCCTTCGACCGTGACCGATTTGCCGACCTGCTCTCGGAGCAGTTCGACGCCTACCGCGGCTACGGGCCCGGTGCCGTGGTCATGCTCCGGCAGATCCGCGAGGGCACACCCTGGCCGATCGCGGCCGCCGCGGCCTTCGACGGGCAGGGCTCGGCCGGCAACGGCGCCGCCATGCGCGCGGCGCCGCTCGGTGCCTGGCATGCCGACTCCCTCGCCCACGCTGCCGCGCAAGCGGTCCGGGCGGCCGAGGTCACCCACGCTCACCCCGAGGGGATCGCCGGCGGTGTCGCCGTGGCCGTGGCTGCCGCGATGGCCGCTGCTGCCCGGCTCGACGGTCACCGACCGCCGGCGGGCCAGCTGCTGGCCGCGGTGGCCGGTCTGGTCACGCCCGGCCACGTCCAGGACGGACTGCGCCGGGCCGTCCGCATCAAGGACGCCGCCGAGGCCGCCTACGAGCTGGGCACCGGCTCACGGGCCATGGCGCAGGACTCCGTACCGTTTGCGATCTGGGTCGCCGCGCAGCATCTGGACAACTATCCGGCCGCGATCACCGCGTGCGTCGCGGGTGGTGGGGACGTGGACACCACCGCGGCGATGGCCGGGGGGATCGTGGCCGCGTACACCGGGGTCGATGGCATTCCCGCGGCCTGGCTGGCCGCACGCGAGCCGCTGCCGAAATGGGTGGCCGCGTCGCGCGAAGGGTGA